A section of the Trichomycterus rosablanca isolate fTriRos1 chromosome 6, fTriRos1.hap1, whole genome shotgun sequence genome encodes:
- the dnah9l gene encoding dynein axonemal heavy chain 11 isoform X2 codes for MFVFCEVEMKRMCLSQANADLIEAAEKLEIIRKKLTELDSSLDTLTSAFEKATSEKLRCQEEVNRTNKTIQLANRLVKGLESENVRWAHSVAQYREQEATLCGDVLLTAAFISYAGSFSKRYRHELVYNLWMPYLRTQKVPIPMTEGLDPTSMLTDDATVAKWNNEGLPGDRMSTQNATILLNCERWPLLIDPQLQGIKWLKSRYGSSLQVINLGQKGYVDVIEQAVVTGQPVLIENLAETIDPVIDPLLGRNTIKKGRYIKVGDKECLFHPEFRLILHTKMANPHYKPEIQAQTTLINFTVTRDGLEDQLLAEVVNLERPDLEQFKSELTKQQNTFKIELKQLEDELLTRLSAAESNFLGDNMLVEKLESTKHTAAEIEMKVLEAKVNEVKINEAREHYRPVAVRASLLYFIINDLNKINPMYQFSLKAFNVVFRKAVQNAEVTADVKKRVSILIDSITFSTFNYINRGLFERDKLTFTAQLTFQLLLMNKEIDMRELDFLLRFNIDHSYISPVDFLSNSAWSAIKTMSFTDEFRGLDRDIEGSPKRWKKVVESECPEKEKLPQEWKTKSSLQKLILMRAIRPDRMTYALRNFVEEKLGVQYTEGRKMEFARSFKESGAASPVFFILSPGVDPLKDVESLGKKLGFTIDLGKLHNVSLGQGQEAVAELAMQKASKEGHWVILQNIHLVAKWLGSLEKLLEKCCENSHLDYRVFMSAEPSATSQEHIIPQGILENAIKITNESPTGMLANLHAALDNFDQDILDQCSREQEFKTILFSLCYFHACVAERRKFGPQGWNRKYPFNTGDLTISVNVLFNYLEANSQVPWEDLRYLFGEIMYGGHITDDWDRRLCRTYLEEYMQPNQFDRKLALAPGFVVPSNLDYEGYHSFIDEMLPHESPVHYGLHPNAEIEFLTVTSDNLFHTLLELQTRDSSMGEGASQSTEEKVKTVLDDILEKLPEEYNMSDLTSKTAERTPYILVCFQECERMNMLVNEIRRSLKELDLGLKGELAISSEMEQLQTALFFDNVPDTWTRLAYPSTYTLAQWYNDVLLRCRELDSWTQDLSLPNVVWLSGLFNPQSFLTAVMQSLARKNEWPLDKMTLTVDVTKKFKEEFNQSAREGAYIYGLYMEGARWDIHNGTITEARLKELTPCMPVIAVRAVPNDRQETRNIYECPVYKTKLRANTYVWTFNLKTRERPAKWILAGVALLFSV; via the exons ATGTTC gtgTTCTGTGAGGTGGAGATGAAGCGGATGTGTCTCTCTCAGGCCAATGCTGATCTTATTGAAGCAGCGGAGAAACTAGAGATCATCAGGAAGAAACTCACA gAGCTAGACAGTAGTCTGGACACTTTGACTTCAGCGTTCGAAAAGGCTACCTCTGAAAAACTTCGCTGCCAAGAGGAGGTCAACCGTACCAATAAAACCATCCAGCTGGCCAACCGCCTGGTCAAGGGCCTCGAG TCGGAGAATGTACGCTGGGCACACTCAGTAGCTCAGTACAGGGAGCAGGAAGCCACTCTGTGTGGAGATGTTCTCCTTACTGCAGCATTCATCTCCTATGCTGGTTCATTCTCCAAACGATACAGACACGAGCTGGTGTATAACCTCTGGATGCCTTATTTACGTACACAaaag GTTCCTATTCCTATGACTGAGGGACTTGATCCCACTTCCATGCTAACAGATGATgccacagtggctaagtggaaCAATGAGGGTTTACCTGGTGATAGGATGTCTACTCAAAATGCTACCATCCTGCTAAACTGTGAGCGTTGGCCCCTTCTTATCGACCCCCAGCTGCAAGGAATAAAATGGCTTAAGAGTCGCTATGGAAGCAGCCTTCAAGTCATCAACCTAGGGCAAAAAGG atacgTTGATGTGATTGAACAGGCAGTAGTAACAGGGCAACCTGTATTGATTGAGAATCTGGCAGAAACGATTGACCCGGTTATTGATCCTCTGCTGGGCCGCAACACCATCAAAAAGGGCAG GTATATAAAGGTGGGGGATAAGGAGTGTCTGTTCCACCCTGAATTTCGGCTCATTCTTCACACTAAGATGGCCAATCCTCACTATAAACCAGAGATCCAGGCTCAGACCACACTTATTAACTTTACTGTAACTCGGGATGGACTGGAGGATCAGCTGCTGGCTGAGGTCGTCAACCTGGAGAGACCAGATCTTGAACAGTTCAAG TCTGAGTTGACTAAGCAGCAGAACACGTTTAAGATTGAACTAAAGCAGCTGGAGGACGAATTGCTGACCCGACTCTCAGCTGCTGAGAGTAACTTTCTGGGTGACAACATGCTGGTGGAGAAATTGGAGTCCACCAAACACACAGCTGCTGAAATTGAGATGAAG GTGTTGGAGGCAAAGGTAAATGAGGTAAAGATAAATGAAGCGCGTGAGCACTACAGGCCAGTGGCAGTGCGAGCATCCCTTCTCTACTTCATCATCAATGACCTAAACAAGATCAACCCCATGTACCAGTTCTCCCTCAAG GCGTTTAATGTGGTGTTCCGTAAAGCAGTGCAGAACGCTGAGGTGACTGCTGATGTTAAGAAACGTGTTAGCATTCTCATTGACTCCATCACCTTCTCCACCTTCAACTACATCAACAGAGGCTTGTTTGAGAGAGACAAACTCACCTTCACAGCTCAGCTGACCTTTCAG ttgttattaatgaataaagaaaTTGATATGCGAGAGCTGGATTTCCTCTTGCGTTTCAATATCGACCACAGTTACATCAGCCCTGTCGACTTCTTGTCCAACTCTGCCTGGAGTGCAATCAAG ACAATGAGTTTTACTGATGAGTTCCGAGGATTAGACCGGGACATTGAGGGTTCTCCTAAACGCTGGAAGAAGGTGGTGGAGTCTGAGTGTCCTGAGAAAGAGAAGCTCCCTCAGGAGTGGAAGACCAAGAGCTCATTGCAAAAACTCATCCTGATGAGGGCTATCCGGCCCGACCGCATGACCTACGCTCtcag aaacTTTGTGGAGGAGAAACTGGGTGTGCAGTACACAGAGGGAAGAAAGATGGAATTTGCCAGGTCATTTAAAGAGAGTGGTGCTGCCTCTCCTGTTTTCTTCATACTGTCACCTGGAGTTGACCCACTCAAAGATGTGGAGTCTTTAG gtaAGAAGTTGGGCTTCACTATAGACCTGGGCAAGCTGCATAACGTGTCTCTTGGACAGGGTCAGGAGGCTGTAGCGGAACTAGCAATGCAGAAAGCTTCTAAAGAAGGCCACTGGGTTATACTGCAG AACATCCATCTGGTTGCAAAGTGGCTGGGAAGTCTGGAAAAACTGTTGGAAAAATGCTGTGAGAATAGCCACCTTGACTATCGAGTGTTTATGAGTGCAGAGCCATCAGCTACCTCTCAGGAGCATATAATTCCCCAAGGCATTTTGGAAAACGCTATCAAAATCACTAACGAATCTCCGACTGGAATGTTAGCCAACCTGCATGCAGCGCTGGACAACTTTGACCAG gACATTCTGGACCAGTGCTCCAGAGAGCAGGAGTTTAAGACCATCCTGTTCTCGCTGTGTTATTTTCATGCCTGTGTAGCTGAGAGAAGAAAGTTTGGTCCTCAAGGCTGGAACCGAAAATATCCATTTAACACAGGAGACCTGACTATCTCTGTCAATGTTCTTTTTAACTACCTGGAGGCCAACTCAcag GTGCCGTGGGAGGATCTTCGCTATCTCTTTGGTGAAATCATGTATGGAGGACACATCACTGATGACTGGGACAGAAGACTGTGTAGGACTTACCTAGAAGAGTACATGCAGCCCAACCAG TTTGACAGGAAGTTGGCTCTTGCTCCAGGCTTTGTTGTTCCCTCTAACCTGGATTATGAGGGTTACCACAGCTTTATAGATGAGATGCTTCCTCATGAGAGCCCGGTGCATTATGGTCTTCATCCCAATGCTGAAATCGAGTTTCTGACAGTGACCTCTGATAACCTGTTTCACACTCTGCTTGAGCTGCAGACCAGAGATTCGTCCATGGGAGAGGGAGCATCACAGAGCACTGAGGAGAAG GTAAAAACAGTGTTGGATGATATACTAGAAAAACTACCAGAGGAATACAACATGTCTGATCTCACATCTAAAACTGCTGAACGCACACCCTATATCCTGGTCTGCTTTCAGGAGTGTGAGCGCATGAATATGCTTGTCAATGAGATACGACGTTCACTCAAAGAGCTGGATTTGGGATTAAAG GGTGAGTTGGCTATATCTTCTGAGATGGAGCAGCTTCAGACAGCTCTGTTCTTTGATAATGTTCCTGACACCTGGACTAGACTGGCCTACCCCTCTACCTACACTCTTGCTCAATG GTACAATGATGTTTTGCTGCGCTGTAGAGAGCTGGATAGCTGGACTCAGGATCTCTCTCTACCCAATGTAGTCTGGCTCTCAGGACTATTCAACCCACAGTCTTTTCTTACAG CTGTGATGCAGAGCTTGGCACGTAAGAATGAGTGGCCACTGGATAAGATGACTCTAACAGTGGACGTAACTAAGAAGTTTAAGGAGGAGTTTAACCAGTCGGCAAGAGAGGGAGCGTACATCTATGGTCTCTACATGGAAG GTGCACGCTGGGATATCCACAATGGTACCATTACAGAGGCAAGGCTGAAGGAGTTAACTCCCTGCATGCCTGTGATTGCGGTACGCGCTGTCCCCAACGATCGCCAGGAGACACGCAACATCTACGAGTGTCCAGTCTACAAGACCAAACTACGAGCTAATACATATGTGTGGACTTTTAATCTTAAAACCAGGGAGAGACCTGCCAAGTGGATACTTGCAGGTGTGGCACTGCTGTTTAGTGTGTGA